The following are encoded in a window of Staphylospora marina genomic DNA:
- a CDS encoding 3'-5' exonuclease, with protein sequence MALPQLSSLPLALPQLSSLPQAYAQADFNEWNEREDIVILDTETTGIHDAEICEIGVVDRNGNVLFHSLVKPTRPITEEAAAIHGITPDMLAEAPGWPEVWERLFPIIRGKLILIYNKAFERRVMIESFKAHGMSEPIRDVRTLNMECVMDAYANLIGSPKWVKLSEAVGRPVSHRALDDARATAELVRRCHDPRFTKDMLRRAEDWNRLVQVTNELEEIRESIQSLTRRMNDLLKEQAALHGRLILNEAEPEAAAAKHDEETGQLPPDR encoded by the coding sequence ATGGCCCTGCCCCAATTGTCGTCTTTGCCCCTGGCGCTCCCCCAATTGTCTTCTCTCCCGCAAGCCTATGCCCAAGCCGATTTCAACGAGTGGAACGAACGGGAAGACATTGTCATTCTGGATACGGAGACAACGGGAATCCATGACGCGGAAATCTGTGAAATCGGAGTGGTGGACAGAAACGGGAACGTGCTGTTTCATTCGCTGGTCAAGCCCACCCGGCCGATCACGGAGGAAGCCGCGGCCATCCACGGAATCACGCCCGACATGCTGGCCGAAGCTCCGGGCTGGCCGGAGGTGTGGGAGCGACTTTTCCCGATCATCCGCGGGAAGTTGATTCTGATTTACAACAAAGCGTTCGAACGCCGGGTCATGATCGAAAGCTTCAAGGCCCACGGGATGTCGGAACCGATCCGGGACGTGCGGACCCTCAACATGGAATGCGTCATGGATGCCTACGCCAATCTCATCGGATCCCCCAAATGGGTGAAGCTGTCGGAGGCCGTCGGCCGGCCGGTCTCACACCGCGCCTTGGATGACGCCCGGGCGACGGCGGAACTCGTACGCCGATGTCACGATCCCCGTTTCACCAAGGACATGCTTCGCCGTGCGGAGGACTGGAACCGGCTTGTCCAAGTCACGAACGAACTGGAAGAGATCAGGGAGAGCATCCAATCTCTCACCCGGAGGATGAACGACCTGCTCAAAGAACAAGCCGCTTTGCACGGGCGACTCATCCTGAATGAGGCCGAACCGGAAGCCGCCGCCGCCAAACACGACGAAGAGACCGGGCAACTACCCCCGGACCGCTGA
- a CDS encoding NCS2 family permease, with the protein MFKIREQGSSVRTEILAGLTTFFTMSYIMVVNPLILKDAGVPFELSFMATVIATIVGCLIMGLYANYPIAIAPAMGLNAYFAYSVVAAHKGLGYENAFSAVFVAGLLFVILSLTPLRTKLIEVIPGSLKNAITTGIGLFIAFIGLRLSGLVTDHPSNLVTLGDLHSPQSILTLIGLAVTLICLALRIHGALFIGMIVTGMVAFFMGQLKFDQGIVAVPKLPDSLVVFNPIDAFSDVVQFGLYAVVFSFLLVTLFDTTGTVLGVAKQAGLMKDDKLPRAPRTLIADSVATLTGSMFGTSPTSAYIESASGVATGGRTGLTAVTVAVLFAVASFFMPLVGAVSGIAAITAPALIVVGSLMVGHVTGIRWDEIDEAFPAFLVILSMPLTSSIATGIALGFVAWPLMKVFRGRWKEVHPLVFIFGILFLFQLIFLPH; encoded by the coding sequence ATGTTCAAAATACGTGAACAAGGCTCTTCCGTTCGGACGGAGATTCTGGCCGGTTTGACCACGTTTTTCACCATGTCGTACATCATGGTGGTCAACCCGCTGATTCTGAAGGATGCCGGGGTGCCGTTTGAGCTGAGTTTCATGGCCACGGTCATCGCCACCATCGTGGGATGCCTGATCATGGGTCTGTATGCCAATTATCCGATCGCCATCGCTCCCGCCATGGGATTGAATGCATATTTCGCGTATTCCGTGGTGGCTGCGCACAAAGGGCTGGGCTATGAAAACGCGTTTTCCGCCGTCTTCGTGGCCGGTCTTCTGTTCGTGATTTTGTCTCTGACGCCGCTTCGCACCAAACTGATCGAAGTGATCCCGGGCAGCCTGAAAAACGCAATCACGACCGGGATCGGGCTGTTCATCGCGTTCATCGGCCTCCGGCTCTCCGGGCTGGTGACGGATCATCCGTCGAACCTGGTGACGCTGGGCGATCTTCATTCGCCGCAATCGATTCTGACGCTCATCGGTCTGGCCGTGACGCTGATCTGTCTGGCCCTTCGGATTCACGGTGCGCTGTTCATCGGGATGATCGTGACGGGGATGGTCGCGTTTTTCATGGGTCAGCTCAAGTTTGATCAGGGAATTGTCGCCGTTCCCAAACTGCCGGATTCGCTGGTGGTGTTCAACCCGATCGATGCCTTCTCCGATGTGGTGCAATTCGGCTTGTACGCCGTTGTCTTTTCGTTCCTGCTCGTGACGCTGTTCGACACCACCGGCACCGTGCTGGGAGTGGCGAAACAAGCCGGTCTGATGAAAGACGACAAACTCCCGCGCGCACCGCGCACGCTGATCGCCGACTCGGTGGCCACCTTGACCGGTTCCATGTTCGGGACCAGCCCGACCTCCGCGTACATCGAATCGGCTTCCGGCGTGGCGACGGGGGGCCGGACCGGATTGACCGCCGTCACCGTGGCCGTGTTGTTTGCCGTCGCTTCCTTCTTCATGCCGTTGGTCGGCGCCGTTTCGGGCATCGCCGCCATCACCGCGCCCGCGCTGATCGTGGTGGGTTCGCTCATGGTGGGACATGTCACCGGCATCCGTTGGGATGAGATCGACGAAGCGTTTCCGGCGTTTCTCGTCATCCTGAGCATGCCGCTGACGTCCAGCATCGCCACCGGCATTGCACTCGGTTTCGTCGCCTGGCCGCTGATGAAGGTGTTCCGTGGCCGGTGGAAAGAGGTTCATCCGCTGGTGTTCATCTTCGGCATTTTGTTCCTGTTCCAGCTGATTTTCCTGCCGCACTGA
- a CDS encoding class I SAM-dependent methyltransferase, with amino-acid sequence MTFHRKIHNINLTLQIDFLKKVISEFDQPRIIDYCCGEGRHLIPLHEEGYDLTGLDVNEEYLQSIRERTGNKVNVICADARHYKGNEDFDLVLNMETSIVYNTDEENFRILDSMYSCLKPGGMMVLHLANREFVVNRFQPLVWFEDGSDGLVLRLQRLNPRTGTLLIEEKRLRQGHVVKECRLNMRLYTLTEIIQALERTGFTVEQVHGDFKGSPYTFDSMDMVLVCRKPPLEGGEPK; translated from the coding sequence ATGACATTCCACCGTAAAATACATAACATAAATTTAACATTACAAATCGACTTCCTCAAAAAAGTGATTTCCGAATTCGATCAGCCACGGATCATCGATTATTGCTGCGGCGAAGGAAGACATCTCATTCCCCTCCATGAAGAGGGTTATGACTTGACCGGGCTGGATGTGAACGAAGAATATCTTCAATCCATCCGGGAACGGACCGGAAACAAGGTCAACGTCATTTGCGCGGACGCCCGCCACTACAAAGGAAACGAAGATTTCGATCTCGTCCTGAACATGGAAACCTCGATCGTGTACAACACGGACGAAGAGAATTTCAGGATTCTGGATTCCATGTACAGTTGCCTGAAGCCGGGCGGCATGATGGTTCTCCATTTGGCCAATCGCGAATTTGTGGTAAACCGCTTTCAACCGCTGGTCTGGTTTGAAGACGGCAGTGACGGTCTGGTTCTCAGACTGCAGCGGTTGAATCCGCGGACCGGCACTCTGCTCATTGAGGAAAAGCGACTCAGACAGGGACACGTCGTCAAAGAGTGTCGATTGAACATGCGATTGTATACGCTTACGGAAATCATTCAGGCGCTGGAGAGAACCGGCTTCACCGTTGAACAGGTACACGGGGATTTCAAAGGTTCACCCTATACCTTCGACTCCATGGACATGGTGCTGGTCTGCAGGAAACCACCCTTGGAAGGAGGTGAACCGAAATGA
- a CDS encoding CapA family protein yields MNSSLTLIATGDSFINRRFPRDASFDGLRRLLSTADVRFTNLETTVHRDEGIPSARSGGTWAMAPPQVLHDLKELGFNLYSLANNHMMDFSAEGLQATIRHLDAHGLVHAGSGEHLWEANAPAYLETSRARVALIAVSTTYHEEHRAGEQRPDMIGRPGINPLRHHTVHILRKERMESLKQIAESTEINAVFNLAKKEGRILGELPEGVFLFGNEVFKEGENEGTFRSPDPHDMQRIMRSVSEASRQADVVLVSVHSHEMKGEDPERPPDFLIQFCRSCIDHGAHAVIGHGPHVVRGIEIYKNRPIFYSLGNFFFQNDTVSKLPAEFYLPLRLGADSTVADALDAKSKGNRTGFIVNRDIWESVIARWSMVEGELTELTLHPLDLGHGLPRYRMGLPKLTNHERVLERIRRLSQALGTEIRIENGLGKWMAGSAVPEER; encoded by the coding sequence ATGAATTCATCCCTGACGTTGATTGCCACGGGAGACAGTTTCATCAACCGTCGTTTCCCCCGGGACGCTTCCTTCGACGGACTGCGCCGCCTGTTGTCAACCGCGGATGTGCGATTCACCAATCTGGAAACCACCGTTCACCGGGACGAAGGCATTCCCTCCGCCCGCAGCGGAGGGACATGGGCAATGGCTCCCCCCCAGGTTCTTCATGACCTCAAAGAACTGGGCTTCAATCTGTACTCTCTTGCCAACAATCACATGATGGACTTCTCCGCGGAAGGCCTGCAAGCCACCATCCGGCATCTGGACGCACACGGCCTGGTGCATGCGGGATCGGGTGAACATCTGTGGGAGGCCAATGCCCCTGCCTATCTGGAAACCTCCCGTGCCCGGGTGGCCCTGATCGCCGTCTCCACCACGTATCACGAAGAACACCGTGCCGGTGAACAACGTCCAGACATGATCGGAAGACCCGGCATCAACCCTCTCCGGCACCACACGGTACATATTCTCCGGAAAGAACGGATGGAGTCCCTGAAACAGATCGCCGAAAGCACGGAGATCAATGCGGTCTTCAACCTGGCCAAAAAAGAGGGACGCATCCTGGGAGAACTGCCGGAGGGCGTGTTTCTGTTCGGAAACGAGGTGTTCAAGGAAGGAGAGAACGAAGGCACCTTCCGTTCGCCGGACCCCCATGACATGCAAAGGATTATGCGCAGTGTGTCGGAAGCCTCTCGTCAAGCCGATGTGGTGCTGGTCAGCGTCCACTCCCATGAGATGAAAGGCGAAGATCCGGAACGACCTCCCGACTTTCTCATCCAATTTTGCCGCAGTTGCATCGATCATGGGGCCCATGCCGTCATCGGTCACGGTCCTCACGTGGTCAGAGGGATCGAGATTTACAAGAACAGGCCCATTTTTTACAGCTTGGGCAATTTCTTTTTTCAAAATGACACCGTAAGCAAACTTCCCGCGGAATTTTACCTTCCCCTTCGGCTGGGAGCCGACTCCACGGTGGCGGATGCGCTGGACGCCAAGAGCAAAGGAAACCGTACCGGATTTATCGTGAACCGCGACATTTGGGAATCGGTCATCGCTCGGTGGAGCATGGTCGAAGGGGAATTGACGGAGCTGACGCTGCACCCGTTGGATTTGGGCCACGGTTTGCCCAGATACCGAATGGGGCTGCCCAAACTGACGAACCATGAGCGGGTTCTGGAGAGAATCAGACGATTGTCACAAGCGCTTGGAACGGAGATCAGAATCGAAAACGGCTTGGGGAAATGGATGGCCGGATCTGCCGTTCCGGAGGAGAGATGA
- a CDS encoding ABC transporter ATP-binding protein, which produces MGIAFHVKDLCFKYPSSAKDTLKGITFDVHEGEIFGLLGPSGAGKSTLQKILVKLLENYSGTIEYFGKNLKSLDHSFYEEIGVGFEMPVHFSKLTALENMKFFSQFYAKTADIRDLMEKVGLWEYRDVKVGEFSKGMKVRLNFVRAMLNHPRVLFLDEVTNGLDPKNAKIIKDLIVEYRESGGTVFLTTHLMNDVEQLCDRVAFCVNGRLMEISTPRDLKLKYGKREVKVEYRENGSVAGARFPLDGIGFNEEFHQLLKTKEIETIHSGETSMEEIFIHVTGVEPK; this is translated from the coding sequence ATGGGAATCGCTTTTCATGTGAAAGACTTGTGCTTCAAATATCCGTCTTCCGCGAAGGATACCCTCAAAGGAATCACTTTCGATGTTCATGAGGGAGAAATTTTCGGGCTGTTGGGCCCTTCGGGAGCGGGGAAATCCACCCTCCAGAAAATCCTGGTGAAACTTCTGGAGAATTACTCGGGAACCATCGAGTATTTCGGCAAAAATCTCAAGTCCCTGGACCACTCATTTTATGAGGAAATCGGTGTCGGATTCGAAATGCCCGTCCATTTCTCCAAATTGACCGCGTTGGAGAACATGAAATTTTTTTCTCAATTTTACGCAAAGACCGCGGACATCCGGGATTTGATGGAGAAAGTCGGCCTCTGGGAATACCGGGATGTCAAAGTGGGCGAATTTTCCAAGGGGATGAAGGTACGACTGAACTTTGTGCGCGCCATGCTCAATCATCCCCGGGTCCTGTTTCTGGACGAGGTGACCAACGGGCTGGATCCGAAAAACGCCAAAATCATCAAAGACTTGATCGTGGAATACCGGGAGAGTGGCGGTACGGTGTTCCTGACCACCCATCTGATGAATGATGTGGAGCAGCTGTGTGACCGGGTGGCATTTTGCGTAAACGGCAGGCTGATGGAGATCTCAACACCCCGGGATTTGAAACTGAAATACGGCAAAAGAGAAGTGAAAGTGGAATACCGGGAGAACGGATCCGTTGCCGGTGCCCGGTTTCCCCTCGACGGCATCGGGTTCAACGAAGAATTTCATCAGCTATTGAAAACAAAGGAGATCGAGACCATTCACAGCGGGGAGACGTCGATGGAGGAAATTTTCATTCACGTGACGGGAGTTGAGCCGAAATGA
- a CDS encoding ABC transporter permease, with product MSKFTKLVSGELKRMVTYKILPVSLATAVVWMVLLVYLTENEAREIAPLLIFVDVAAMSILLLGAFHHLEKQEGTIRTMMVLPVSPGHILAAKTIAAMVLAVESAVVTSAALFFIHGIRFNWWVLLLFVVIAGAAHAAIGFVLCLESKDFPSMLGLLVAYMFLFTVPSILFSFGVIDAKYEWLLMISPSHAASHLITSVVSGDYDPPLMIAACLYLVILSAVLFKFAVYPKFKGHAVKG from the coding sequence ATGAGCAAATTCACCAAGCTCGTCTCAGGTGAATTGAAGAGGATGGTGACGTACAAGATCCTTCCCGTCAGTCTGGCAACCGCGGTGGTATGGATGGTGTTGCTCGTGTACCTCACCGAAAACGAAGCGCGTGAAATCGCTCCGCTTCTCATCTTCGTGGATGTCGCCGCCATGTCGATCCTGCTGCTCGGGGCATTTCATCATCTCGAAAAGCAGGAAGGAACCATTCGGACCATGATGGTCCTGCCGGTCTCTCCCGGACACATTCTGGCAGCCAAAACCATTGCGGCCATGGTGCTCGCCGTCGAATCGGCCGTTGTCACGTCCGCTGCATTGTTCTTCATTCACGGAATCCGGTTCAACTGGTGGGTGTTGCTGTTGTTCGTGGTCATTGCGGGTGCGGCCCATGCGGCCATCGGGTTCGTGCTTTGCCTTGAAAGCAAAGACTTTCCCTCCATGCTCGGACTGCTGGTCGCTTACATGTTCCTGTTCACCGTTCCGAGCATCTTGTTCAGCTTCGGTGTCATCGATGCAAAGTACGAATGGCTGCTCATGATTTCGCCGTCCCATGCCGCAAGCCATCTGATCACTTCCGTGGTGAGCGGTGATTACGATCCGCCGTTGATGATCGCGGCGTGTCTGTATCTGGTGATTCTGTCCGCCGTGCTTTTCAAATTTGCCGTGTATCCCAAGTTCAAAGGGCATGCGGTAAAGGGGTAA
- a CDS encoding YegS/Rv2252/BmrU family lipid kinase, with amino-acid sequence MKRARLIYNPVAGRGLVVRMLPKLLDCLERAGFETSAFATSGHWSAANEARRAAEAGFDTVIAAGGDGTIHEVVNGLAGFESPPRLGILPAGTTNDLARALGIPRDLVRACQAVVNGRTVKMDVGRSQDRYFINVAAVGRMAEVSYEAPIRWKARFGPLAYYAKALEKVGQLSRPFPVRIETGDRTWEEEILLMVAANSGSVGGFRRLAPEARVDDGLMDVLVVPAARFGDLVQLVSLAVQGKHLDDPRLIYFRTDRLKVDTPEPLALNLDGEWGGERAGQLEMIPRRLEIYRM; translated from the coding sequence ATGAAACGGGCACGGCTCATTTACAATCCCGTCGCCGGCAGGGGATTGGTGGTGCGGATGCTGCCGAAACTCCTGGATTGTCTGGAACGCGCCGGCTTCGAGACTTCCGCCTTCGCCACCTCGGGGCATTGGAGCGCGGCGAATGAAGCGAGGAGAGCGGCGGAGGCGGGGTTTGACACCGTGATCGCCGCCGGGGGAGACGGAACCATCCATGAAGTGGTGAACGGACTGGCCGGTTTTGAATCTCCGCCCCGACTGGGAATCCTGCCGGCGGGAACCACCAACGACCTGGCGCGTGCCCTGGGCATTCCCCGGGATCTCGTCCGGGCCTGCCAGGCGGTGGTGAACGGGCGAACGGTGAAAATGGACGTGGGACGCAGCCAGGATCGCTATTTCATCAATGTGGCGGCGGTGGGACGGATGGCGGAGGTCAGCTATGAGGCCCCCATCCGTTGGAAAGCCCGGTTCGGTCCGCTGGCCTATTACGCCAAAGCGTTGGAAAAAGTGGGTCAGCTCAGCAGGCCGTTTCCGGTCCGCATCGAGACCGGGGACCGGACATGGGAAGAGGAGATTCTGTTGATGGTGGCGGCCAACAGCGGTTCGGTCGGGGGATTTCGCCGGCTCGCCCCCGAAGCGAGAGTGGATGACGGACTGATGGATGTGCTGGTGGTCCCGGCCGCCCGATTCGGGGACCTGGTTCAACTGGTTTCGCTGGCCGTCCAGGGAAAACATCTGGACGATCCGCGACTGATTTACTTCCGCACGGACCGTCTCAAGGTGGACACGCCGGAGCCTTTGGCGTTAAATTTAGATGGAGAGTGGGGCGGGGAGAGAGCGGGTCAGCTCGAGATGATTCCCCGCCGGCTGGAAATTTATCGCATGTGA
- the gndA gene encoding NADP-dependent phosphogluconate dehydrogenase, with translation MGKNLALNMESKGFRVSVYNRTPDKVRELVREHPDKNLVPAETIGDFIASLAKPRKIMLMVKAGDPTDATIEQLKPYLEPGDIVIDGGNAYFEDTIRRSRDLSAMGVHFIGAGVSGGEEGALKGPAIMPGGQPEAWKHVEPILTAIAAKVDGDPCCTYIGPDGAGHYVKMVHNGIEYGDMQLICEAYHLMKHLLNMDAAELAEVFAEWNKGELDSYLIQITADIFTKTDPETGKPLVDVILDSAGQKGTGKWTSQGSLDLGVPLTIITESVYARFLSAMKEERVRASNVLGGPKPGAVVIEDRKAFIESIRKALYASKICSYAQGFAQMTAASKAYGWNLKPGEIAMIFRGGCIIRARFLQNIKDAYDRDPNLPNLLLDPYFKEIVDNYQQAWREVVAAAVLNGIPVPAFSSALSYYDSYRSERLPANLLQAQRDYFGAHTYKRVDRDGDFHTNWLEA, from the coding sequence ATGGGCAAAAATCTGGCACTCAACATGGAAAGCAAAGGCTTCCGGGTATCCGTGTACAATCGTACGCCGGACAAAGTCCGTGAACTCGTCCGTGAACATCCGGACAAAAACCTGGTGCCGGCCGAAACGATCGGGGATTTCATCGCTTCGCTGGCGAAACCGCGCAAAATCATGCTGATGGTCAAGGCGGGAGACCCGACCGACGCCACGATCGAACAGCTGAAACCGTACCTGGAGCCGGGGGACATTGTGATCGACGGCGGAAACGCATATTTTGAGGACACGATCCGCCGCAGCCGGGACCTGTCCGCCATGGGCGTCCACTTCATCGGAGCCGGGGTGTCGGGCGGAGAGGAAGGCGCGTTGAAAGGGCCGGCCATCATGCCGGGCGGTCAGCCGGAAGCTTGGAAACACGTGGAACCGATCCTGACCGCGATCGCAGCCAAGGTGGACGGTGACCCCTGTTGCACGTACATCGGACCGGACGGAGCGGGTCATTACGTGAAAATGGTCCACAACGGCATTGAGTACGGGGACATGCAGCTCATCTGCGAAGCGTACCACTTGATGAAGCATCTTTTGAACATGGATGCCGCCGAATTGGCCGAAGTGTTTGCCGAGTGGAACAAGGGAGAATTGGACAGCTATCTGATCCAGATCACCGCGGACATTTTCACCAAGACCGATCCGGAAACGGGCAAACCGCTGGTGGATGTGATCCTGGATTCCGCGGGTCAAAAGGGAACGGGCAAATGGACGAGCCAAGGCTCGCTCGACTTGGGCGTTCCGCTCACCATCATCACGGAATCCGTCTATGCCCGCTTCCTGTCGGCCATGAAAGAGGAGCGCGTGCGGGCTTCCAATGTGCTCGGAGGTCCCAAGCCGGGCGCGGTGGTGATCGAGGACCGGAAAGCATTCATCGAATCCATCCGCAAAGCCCTGTACGCCAGCAAGATCTGCTCCTATGCCCAGGGCTTCGCGCAGATGACGGCTGCCTCCAAAGCGTACGGTTGGAACCTGAAGCCGGGTGAAATCGCCATGATCTTCCGCGGCGGCTGCATCATCCGCGCCCGGTTCCTGCAAAACATCAAGGACGCGTACGATCGCGACCCGAACTTGCCCAACCTGCTGCTGGATCCGTACTTCAAGGAGATCGTGGACAATTATCAGCAAGCATGGCGTGAAGTCGTCGCGGCCGCCGTCTTGAACGGCATTCCGGTGCCTGCCTTTTCCAGCGCCCTGTCGTATTACGACAGCTACCGTTCCGAGCGCCTGCCCGCCAATCTGTTGCAGGCGCAGCGCGACTACTTCGGTGCCCACACCTACAAGCGGGTGGACCGCGACGGAGACTTCCACACGAACTGGCTGGAAGCATAA
- a CDS encoding TetR/AcrR family transcriptional regulator, with the protein MRKKFDYRAILGEGNPLPRYPRLLEAAIDEFSVKKYEDASLNDILKHSGMSKGSLYHHFGDKFGLYLAMMDIIIKKKVSYFYPSMRQKADGNSDFFDSLKEIMKGTMDFMLADERLHHLFNRVLEESDEFRNRLYAFFPIDSSRYFHEYIRQAMQSGQIDNRYSPEFVTGVIEILFSNLHKLISAKEPDEFLNTANQVVDMIRDGISANRPPDSE; encoded by the coding sequence GTGAGAAAGAAGTTCGATTACCGTGCAATTCTGGGAGAAGGCAATCCGTTGCCGCGTTATCCGCGGCTTCTGGAGGCCGCGATTGATGAGTTTTCCGTGAAAAAGTATGAGGATGCATCGCTGAATGACATCCTGAAGCACTCCGGGATGAGCAAAGGGAGCCTGTATCATCACTTTGGAGACAAGTTCGGGCTGTATTTGGCCATGATGGACATCATCATCAAAAAGAAGGTTTCCTACTTTTATCCATCGATGCGCCAAAAAGCGGACGGAAACAGCGATTTCTTCGATTCGCTCAAAGAGATCATGAAGGGAACCATGGATTTCATGTTGGCAGATGAACGTCTCCACCACCTGTTCAACAGAGTGCTGGAGGAAAGCGATGAATTTCGAAACCGGTTGTATGCGTTTTTTCCGATCGATTCCAGCCGGTATTTCCATGAATATATTCGTCAGGCGATGCAATCGGGGCAGATCGACAACCGTTATTCTCCCGAATTTGTTACCGGGGTGATTGAGATCCTGTTTTCCAATCTGCACAAATTGATTTCTGCCAAAGAACCGGATGAGTTTCTCAACACCGCCAACCAAGTGGTGGACATGATCCGGGACGGAATTTCGGCAAACAGACCCCCGGACTCCGAATGA
- the rlmD gene encoding 23S rRNA (uracil(1939)-C(5))-methyltransferase RlmD: MKSQPPVKEGQVISLSVTGLSHDGNGVGKYEDFAVFVPFAVPGEFVRVRITQVKKTWARGKLLEVLEPHPDRTEPKCAVFEACGGCQSQHLTYEAQLRHKWKQVKDCFGRIAGMDDVVIHPVIGMEDPWRYRNKSQVPFGVSGGRVVAGFYRPGTHEIVDMESCLIQHATNDRVVRAVKELVRELRIPVYNEQTHRGVLRHVMARSATTGQLMVVLVTNGPELPKKRRLVDGLVKRLPDLTSLVQNINERRTNVILGPENRVLWGEDCIIDRIGHVEFTISPHSFFQVNPMQTRVLYDQVVKLAALTGEETVIDAYCGTGTIALYLANRAKRVLGVEIVPEAIRDARRNAERNGIRHVRFETGAAEDVMPRWLEEGIRPDVIVVDPPRKGCDPKLLETAVNMRPKRIIYVSCNPATLARDAKRLLELGYPTVEVQPVDMFPQTGHVECVAWMRRPD, translated from the coding sequence ATGAAATCGCAACCTCCCGTGAAAGAAGGACAAGTCATTTCTCTCTCCGTCACCGGTCTTTCGCATGACGGGAACGGAGTGGGGAAATACGAGGATTTTGCCGTGTTCGTTCCGTTTGCCGTGCCAGGGGAGTTCGTGCGTGTCCGCATCACGCAGGTGAAGAAAACCTGGGCCCGGGGGAAACTGTTGGAGGTGCTGGAACCCCATCCGGACCGGACCGAACCGAAATGCGCCGTTTTTGAGGCATGCGGCGGCTGTCAGTCCCAGCACCTGACCTACGAAGCGCAGCTCCGGCACAAGTGGAAACAGGTCAAGGATTGTTTCGGGCGGATCGCGGGTATGGATGATGTGGTGATCCATCCCGTGATCGGCATGGAGGATCCGTGGCGGTACCGCAACAAATCCCAGGTACCCTTCGGCGTCAGCGGAGGGCGGGTGGTCGCCGGATTTTACCGCCCGGGCACTCATGAGATCGTTGACATGGAGTCCTGCCTGATCCAGCATGCGACCAATGACCGGGTGGTCCGGGCGGTCAAGGAATTGGTCCGTGAATTGCGCATTCCCGTATACAACGAACAGACGCACAGGGGGGTGCTCCGGCATGTCATGGCCCGTTCCGCCACCACGGGACAGCTGATGGTGGTGCTGGTCACCAACGGTCCGGAATTGCCGAAGAAACGCCGGCTGGTGGACGGGCTCGTGAAACGGCTGCCCGACCTGACGTCGCTCGTGCAAAACATCAATGAAAGACGGACCAACGTGATTCTGGGACCGGAAAACCGCGTCTTGTGGGGAGAAGACTGCATCATCGACCGGATCGGCCACGTCGAGTTCACCATTTCCCCCCATTCCTTCTTCCAAGTGAACCCGATGCAGACACGGGTCCTCTACGACCAGGTGGTCAAACTGGCGGCGTTGACCGGAGAAGAGACCGTGATCGACGCTTACTGCGGCACGGGCACCATCGCCCTGTATCTGGCGAATCGGGCCAAGCGCGTCCTGGGGGTGGAAATCGTCCCCGAAGCGATCCGGGACGCCCGGCGCAACGCGGAGCGAAACGGGATCCGGCACGTGCGGTTTGAGACGGGAGCCGCCGAAGATGTCATGCCCCGCTGGCTGGAGGAAGGCATCCGCCCCGATGTCATTGTCGTGGACCCGCCGCGCAAGGGATGCGATCCGAAATTGCTTGAGACCGCGGTGAACATGCGGCCGAAGCGCATCATCTATGTTTCATGCAATCCGGCCACACTGGCGAGAGATGCCAAGCGGCTGCTGGAACTCGGCTACCCGACCGTGGAAGTGCAGCCGGTCGACATGTTCCCGCAGACGGGGCATGTGGAGTGCGTCGCATGGATGAGAAGGCCGGATTGA